A region of Gammaproteobacteria bacterium DNA encodes the following proteins:
- a CDS encoding acyl-CoA thioesterase — protein sequence MNRQETNLSMTVLMAPDMANFAGNVHGGAILKLLDQVAYACAARYSKSYVVTVSVDQVFFKQPIHVGELVTFQASVNYVGRSSMEIGIRVEAENVQTKETRHTNSCYLTMVALGEDGKPIEVPPLSIETAVEKERYEAAKLRKAMRNDALRKTKRLHVGSGTSAG from the coding sequence ATGAACAGGCAAGAAACAAACCTGAGTATGACTGTACTTATGGCACCGGACATGGCGAATTTTGCTGGTAACGTCCATGGTGGCGCAATCCTCAAACTGCTCGATCAAGTTGCATACGCCTGTGCGGCAAGGTATAGCAAGAGTTACGTGGTCACAGTATCTGTAGACCAAGTGTTTTTCAAACAGCCTATCCACGTCGGTGAGTTAGTCACGTTCCAAGCCTCTGTCAACTATGTCGGCCGTAGCTCTATGGAGATAGGTATCCGAGTCGAAGCAGAGAATGTCCAGACAAAGGAAACGCGGCATACGAACTCCTGCTACCTTACGATGGTGGCGCTGGGCGAAGATGGCAAGCCAATCGAGGTGCCCCCGCTATCCATTGAAACGGCGGTTGAAAAAGAACGATACGAGGCCGCTAAACTTAGAAAAGCAATGCGAAACGACGCGCTAAGAAAAACTAAGAGGCTGCACGTAGGCAGTGGCACCAGCGCCGGTTAG